In Myxococcus xanthus, the genomic window GGCCGGGCGAGGTGTCTGGTTCGGTGCGTCTCACCGTGCCCACCGTCGCCGTCACGCCCGTGGTGACGCCCATCCTGACGCGCTTCCTCCGGCTCCACCCGCGCGTGGAGGTGGACTTGCGCGTGGAGGACCGGCTCGTGGATGTGGTGGCGGAGGGGCTGGATGCCGGCATCCGCATGTCGGAGGCGCTGGAGCGCGACATGGTGCAGGTGCGCCTGTCGAGCAGCTTCCGCTTCGTCGTGGTGGGTGCGCCCGCCTACCTCGACCGGCGGGGTACGCCCGAGCGGCCCACGGATTTGCTGACGCATGACTGTCTCTGCATCCGCTCCGAGACGACGGGCTCCATCTACCAGTGGGAGCTGGAGCGTGGGCAGCGCAGCTGGCGCGTGCCGGTGCGCGGGCCGTTCGTCAGCGCGCATTGGAAGGCGCACGTGGAGCTGGCGGAAGCCGGCCTGGGGCTCGCCTACGTGTTCGAGCCGTCCGTGGCGGCGGAGCTGGCGCGCGGCACCTTGCGTCTGGTGTTGGAGCCCTACGCGGCGCGTGTGGAGGGTTTCTTTCTCTACTTCCCCAGCCGCGCGCAGGTGTCGCCCGCCTTCCGCGCCTTCCTGGACGTGGCGCGCGAGGTGACGGCGGCGCCTCGCTGAGCCGAGCCGGCTACGCGGTCGGGATGTTGCGCACGCGGCCCCGCACGAGCGCCGCTTCGTCGGCGTGGCCCGTCTCGTCCAGCAGCGCGGCGGCGCGGTGATAGAGCAGGGCGGCCTCCAGGTGGCGCAGGGCGGCGGCTTCCGCGTTGGCGGCGGAGACGAGGAAGGGGGCCGCGCGGCGTGGCTCGTGGCCGTCCAGCCAGTGCTGGGCCACGACGACGGGCGCGGCGCCGCGCTGCTCCAGGGCCACGGCGAGCCGGCGGTGGAGCAGCGTGCCCAGCGCGCCGGGAACGCCCTGGCGCACCACCTCGAAGAGCAAATCATTGGTGAAGCGCTCGCCTCTCAGAATCTGCGCGCCTTCCAGCTCCGCCACATGCGTGACGAGCGCCAGCGGGTTCATCTCCAGCACCTCGCTGGCCAGCTCCAGTGTGAAGTCCGTCTTCGCCAGCGCCGCCAGCCGGGCCACCAGCAGCGCGGACGGGGACAGCCGCTCCAGCCGCTGCTGGATGAGCTGCTGGCCCCGGCCGGAGGCGGGGACGTGTTCGGGCCAGCCGCGTTCCAGGCCGCCGGTCTCCAGCAGGTACTTCAGTGTCTCGGTGATGAAGAGCGGGTTGCCGCCGGTGTGCCGCGTCACGTCCTGCACCAGCTTCTCCGCGCCGGGAAGCTCCAGGCTTTGGAGCAGCGCGCCCACCGCCGCGGAGCCCAGGGGCTGCAACTCCACCAGGATGGCCAGCCCCGCGGTCACCAACTGCTGGACGAAGACGGTGGCCTGGGGCGACAGCTCATCCGTCCGGTAGGTGTCGATGAAGCGCGGGAAACGGCCGCCGGGCTCGGGCGCGTGGCGGCGCGACAGCATCAGCACCGCGAACTCCGCGGTGGCGCTGTCCATGAACTGGAGGTCGTCGGCCACCATGGCGTCCATGCTGGCCGCGAGCTGGTAGACGAGCTGGCACTGCGCTTCCAGGAAGCGGCTGCGGTCGGCCTCGTCCGCCATGGGCGGGGGCAGGCCTTCCTGCCCGGCCTGGTCCGGCAGCAGGCGCGCCAGCTCGCGCCGAACCCAGCGCGGCAGGTTTGGATCAGGCACCCGGGCCAGCATCTGCCGCACCAGCCGCACGTGCGAGGAGTACGGCACGCTCTGTTCGCCGGGCCGCGCCTCCAGCAGCAGGTAGTTGCCCCGCGACGCCGCGAAGTCATGGGCCAGGCGCGTCTTGCCCACGCCCGGCTCGCCGGAGATGAAGATGGTCTGCCCCGCCTCCCACGCGGCCTCCATCCGCGCCCACTCGGTCTCGCGGCCCACGAGGACGGGTGGCCGGAGCACGGAGAGGGGCAGCCGGCTCGTGGGTGGGGGCACCTGCTTGGGGGCGGGCGGGCCCCGCTCGATTTCGCGCGCCAGGGCCACCGTCTGCGGCAGCGGCGTGGTGTCCAACTCCTCGCGCAGCAGGCGGCGGCACCGCTCGAAGGCGTTGAGCGCGGCCATGCGGTCGCCCGCCACGTAGTGCAGCCGCATCAGCCGGCGCCACGCTTCTTCCGAATACGGGTCCATGGTGAGGAGCTGCTCCGCGAGCGCCAGTGCACCCGTCAGGTCCCCCCGCTTCTCCCGCGACTCCGACTCCGCCACGGCGGCCCGGCGGCGAAGCTTGTCCAACCGCTCACGCGCGCCCTCCAGCCATGTTTGGAATTCTGAGCAATCTTCGTATTCCAGGACACCCAGGAGAACGCCTTCCAGCGCGAGGGCTTCCGCGTGTCGCCCCTCGAGCACGTGGGCCTGGAGTTCGGCGGCGTCTGAGACAACACCCTCACACAGCGAGAGGACATCGGTGCCCTGTACCAGCTCCGCGCCGCAGGCGAGCCGCAGCCGGCGCAGCAACTGTCGCATGTTGTTGCGCGCGGTCGCCTCCCCGGACTCTGCCCACAGGAGGCCGGCCAGACGGTACTTCGGGTGAGGGCCTTCCAATGCCAACCATGCGAGCACCGCCGCGGTCCGCCGCTCCAGCGGGATGCGTGTGTCGCCGACCCGGAGCCGGGCTTCGCCCAAGAGTTCCAGGTGAAAGCGTTGTGTATTTACCAGGCCGTCGGCTGCCATGTCCTCCGGGATTCCTCGCATGGGCGGGGCTCTAAGGTAACACGTCCGCCGAAAACCTCCGTAACGGGTAGGGATTGCCCCAGCAGTGACAATTTTTGCGTGTGGTTTTTCCATCACACGGCAGCTCGCCGCTCTGGGCGGATGCTGATCCAGGCTTCCGGACCCGTCACACCGTGGTCACACCTGATTCGTTATTAAAAAAGCCAGACATTGCCCCGGGAGGCATCCATGGGTTGTGACAGTCAGCAGACGGACACGCAGGTGGACGTCATCATCAGCGGATGTGGTCCGGTGGGCGCGTTGACGGGCAACCTGCTGGGTCTCATGGGTGTACGCACCTTGCTGCTGGAGCGGGACGTGGCGCCGCACGGCGAGCCCCGGGCCTTTTCGTGCGACGACGAAGGCCTGCGCATCTACCAGTCCACCGGACTGTTGGATTTATTGCAAAGCGACATGCGGGAAAGCCGTTTCGCGGAGTACGTGGGCGGCACGGGCAAGCGCTTCGCGGAGATTCACACCGGCGAGACGGACTTCGGCTTCGGCCACACGCCGCTGTGGTTCTTCCACCAGCCGCTGCTGGAGGGCGCGCTGCGCGACGGGCTCAACCGCTTCGAGCACGTGGAGTTGCGCAAGGGCGTGAGCGTGGAGGCCGTGGTGCAGGACTCCGACGGGGTGACGGTTCGCTACCACGACTCGTTCACGGGCGAGCAGCGCTCCATCCGCGCGAAGTACCTGCTGGCGTGTGACGGCGCGCGCAGCACCGTGCGCAAGGCGCTGGGCATCCCGATGTCGGGACGGGCCTATGGCGAGCCCTGGCTGGCGGTGTCCGGCACCGTGGTGGAAGGGGAGGTGCCGGAAATCTGCCGCTTCGTGTGCGACCCGAAGCGTCCGGCCTTCGTGGCCACCGGCGCGGTGAACCAGATTCGCTGGGAGTTCATGATGATGCCCGGCGAGACGCGCGAGCACCTGGAGAAGTCGGAGACCATCTCCGAGCTCATCGCGCCGTACGTGGACCCCAAGCGCGTGCGCATCGAGCGTGCCTCGGTCTACACGTTCCACTGCCTCAACGCGGCGCGTTGGCGCCACGGCAACGTCTTCCTGCTGGGCGACGCGGCGCACACCATGCCGCCCTTCATGGGCCAGGGCCTGGTGTCGGGGATGCGGGATGCGTCCAACCTGGCGTGGAAGCTGAAGCGCGTGCTGCACGGGCAGTCCTCCGCGTCGCTGCTGGATACCTATGAGCAGGAGCGCCGGCCGCACGTGGAGGCGGTGCAGAAGCTGTGTGTGCGGGTGGGGCACCTGTTCCTGGCGCGCAACCCCCTGGTGGCCTCGGCGCGTGACGCGCTGCTGCGCACCCTTCAGCGCATCCCGCGGGTGCGCAAGTTCATCGAGGGCTTCGAGTTCAAGGAGGCCCCGGCGCACGCGAGCGGCTACTACTTCGGCGACAAGGGCGAGTACTTCATCCAGCCGCGCGTGAAGCTGCCGTCGGGTGAGGAGGTCCTGCTGGACGACACCCTGGGCAATGAATTCACGGTGCTGTGCCGGGGCAACGCGCCGTCGGCGGAGCTGGAGGCGGCGCGCGAGCTGGCTGAGTCGCTGGGGGGCCGCATGATGACGTTCCATCCTCCGGCGGAGGCGGTGGACGATGCCTCCGAGGATGCACCCGCGGTGGTGGACGTCACCGGAAAGCTGGCGGACTGGTTCTCCAAGCACGCCGCGGACGTGGTGGTGCTGCGGCCGGACCGGTTCGTCTACGGCGCGGTGCGGTCGCGGCGCCTGCCGGAGCTGCGGGAGGCGCTCGGTGTGTAGGGCCAGGAGCTCCGTCAGTGAGTAACTAAGTGATTAGTTGATTTAAAACTAAGCCCTTAGTAGTTTGCGCGTCACGGAGGTTCGCTCGTGACTCGCAAGCCTGAGCCCGAAGTGGCCCCACGGCCGTTGACGCCGGTGGAGCTGGAGTTGATGCACATCGTCTGGCGCCTCGGTGAGGTGAGTGTGGCGGACGTGCTCGCCGCGCTGCCGCCGGAGCGCGCGCTGGCGTACACGTCCGTCTCCACGGTGCTGCGCATCCTGGAGCAGAAGGGCGTGGTGCACAGCCGCAAGCAGGGCCGTGGCCACCTGTACTCGGCGGTGTTGCCGCGCGACGCCTATGAGGCGCAGAGCGTGCGCCACCTGGTGGAGACGGTGTTCGACGGCGCGCCCTCCGCGCTGGTGGCGCGGCTGGTGGAGGCGGTGCCCCTGTCCGCCTCGGACGTGGACCAGCTCCGCAAGCTGCTCGACGCGAAGGGGCGCAAGCCGTGAGCGCCGTGCTGCGTGAGCTCGCGTCGCTCTATCTGACGCAGGCGCTGTTGCTCGCCGTGGCGCCGCCGCTGGCCTGGCTGGCGCTGACGCTGCTGTCGCGGCTGGGCCGTCCCTTGTCGGCGCGGCAGTCCTTGAGGGTGGCGCGTGGCGTGCTGCTGCTCACGCTGGTGCTGCCGTTGTTGGCCGCGGCCGTGCACGCGCTGGTGCCCACCGGGCCCCGCTTCACCTTCGAGCGTTCCGTGGCGCGCCACGCGGGACGGCTGCCCGCGCCCTTGTGGGAGCCGCGTCCGGTGGCGGAGCCGGCTCGGGCTCGGGAGTCCGCGCCCGCGCTGCCGCCCGTGCTGCCCGCGGCGGCGCTGGCGCTCTTGGTGGGAGGAGGCGCCTTCATCACACGGGCGCTGGTGCGTCATGCGCGCCTGCTGCGTCAGTTGGAGTCGCTGCCCCGCGTGCGCGGCGTGGGGCGTGTCGCCGTGGTGCTCGGCGTGGCGGGCATGCCGGCCTTCTCCGCGTGGTTTCCTCGCGCCGGGCGTCAGCCCTCCGCGTGGGTGGTGGTGCCGCCCGCGCTGCTGGAGGATGCGGAGTCCTTCCGGCTGACGGTGCTTCACGAGCTTCAGCACCACCGTCAGCGCGACACGCACCGGGCCTTCGCGCGGCTCGTCCTCACGGGTGCCTTCTTCTGGCATCCGG contains:
- a CDS encoding LysR family transcriptional regulator; amino-acid sequence: MAFTPLNALNAFLVVGRKRSFAAAASELGVSASALSQSVRQLETRLGVVLLTRTTRSVSLTDAGRRLLESAGPPVEQALDALKTATARPGEVSGSVRLTVPTVAVTPVVTPILTRFLRLHPRVEVDLRVEDRLVDVVAEGLDAGIRMSEALERDMVQVRLSSSFRFVVVGAPAYLDRRGTPERPTDLLTHDCLCIRSETTGSIYQWELERGQRSWRVPVRGPFVSAHWKAHVELAEAGLGLAYVFEPSVAAELARGTLRLVLEPYAARVEGFFLYFPSRAQVSPAFRAFLDVAREVTAAPR
- a CDS encoding BTAD domain-containing putative transcriptional regulator; this encodes MAADGLVNTQRFHLELLGEARLRVGDTRIPLERRTAAVLAWLALEGPHPKYRLAGLLWAESGEATARNNMRQLLRRLRLACGAELVQGTDVLSLCEGVVSDAAELQAHVLEGRHAEALALEGVLLGVLEYEDCSEFQTWLEGARERLDKLRRRAAVAESESREKRGDLTGALALAEQLLTMDPYSEEAWRRLMRLHYVAGDRMAALNAFERCRRLLREELDTTPLPQTVALAREIERGPPAPKQVPPPTSRLPLSVLRPPVLVGRETEWARMEAAWEAGQTIFISGEPGVGKTRLAHDFAASRGNYLLLEARPGEQSVPYSSHVRLVRQMLARVPDPNLPRWVRRELARLLPDQAGQEGLPPPMADEADRSRFLEAQCQLVYQLAASMDAMVADDLQFMDSATAEFAVLMLSRRHAPEPGGRFPRFIDTYRTDELSPQATVFVQQLVTAGLAILVELQPLGSAAVGALLQSLELPGAEKLVQDVTRHTGGNPLFITETLKYLLETGGLERGWPEHVPASGRGQQLIQQRLERLSPSALLVARLAALAKTDFTLELASEVLEMNPLALVTHVAELEGAQILRGERFTNDLLFEVVRQGVPGALGTLLHRRLAVALEQRGAAPVVVAQHWLDGHEPRRAAPFLVSAANAEAAALRHLEAALLYHRAAALLDETGHADEAALVRGRVRNIPTA
- the mhpA gene encoding bifunctional 3-(3-hydroxy-phenyl)propionate/3-hydroxycinnamic acid hydroxylase MhpA; the encoded protein is MGCDSQQTDTQVDVIISGCGPVGALTGNLLGLMGVRTLLLERDVAPHGEPRAFSCDDEGLRIYQSTGLLDLLQSDMRESRFAEYVGGTGKRFAEIHTGETDFGFGHTPLWFFHQPLLEGALRDGLNRFEHVELRKGVSVEAVVQDSDGVTVRYHDSFTGEQRSIRAKYLLACDGARSTVRKALGIPMSGRAYGEPWLAVSGTVVEGEVPEICRFVCDPKRPAFVATGAVNQIRWEFMMMPGETREHLEKSETISELIAPYVDPKRVRIERASVYTFHCLNAARWRHGNVFLLGDAAHTMPPFMGQGLVSGMRDASNLAWKLKRVLHGQSSASLLDTYEQERRPHVEAVQKLCVRVGHLFLARNPLVASARDALLRTLQRIPRVRKFIEGFEFKEAPAHASGYYFGDKGEYFIQPRVKLPSGEEVLLDDTLGNEFTVLCRGNAPSAELEAARELAESLGGRMMTFHPPAEAVDDASEDAPAVVDVTGKLADWFSKHAADVVVLRPDRFVYGAVRSRRLPELREALGV
- a CDS encoding BlaI/MecI/CopY family transcriptional regulator, with the protein product MTRKPEPEVAPRPLTPVELELMHIVWRLGEVSVADVLAALPPERALAYTSVSTVLRILEQKGVVHSRKQGRGHLYSAVLPRDAYEAQSVRHLVETVFDGAPSALVARLVEAVPLSASDVDQLRKLLDAKGRKP